The segment caaataaaaaagtaggtcatatgtttcgtaattagagattttaagggccaaaatcgtaaatatttgacgcctcatatctttaaaacgacatattttttgaaaagcattattgaacaaaagttgttcaatgtgtcataacctatcgatcaatatcaaaaaatgggtctgtgggcctcatggctcgcctgtagagtcgatttttgtcgatatcagtcgatttcaaaaacttgtaactggtaaatattttgtaaggacatattgaacaaaagttgttcagtttatcgagatctatcgattgatatcaagaaataggcctatggtcctaatggctcgcctgtagagtcgattttttgtcgatatcggtcgatctcaatcactttttacaggtaaatattttgtaaagacatatagaactaaagttgttgagtctatagagggccaacaaatgacatcaagaaataggcccgcgggccttatggctcgcctggagagtcgaatttcaaacgaatttcaccgcaactttgcttcagaagcttatgatatgaaaaattgattatatctaaagtgtcttaaagtcggaaactaaattgggactcatttgtcttttttttttttttaactccgagtgcatcaacaaatcggacggaagacctactcgttgctcgcaacgagatcgtgtctagttattatctatatttgatatttgtttgtgtttgtttgataaatttatatagatcgatAGAATTATTCTTTGCAGGATTCcttaatctatatataaatacgaagcatccagaggaatccccaacattccaatagaaagtagttccggccttttgttgttgttttttcgtTGGCATacgatattccaataattttttaaCTAATGAAAAGGCgtgtaaacatgtaaaattaaatgattctaaaatacatgtaagatgtcaaattctttaattcatgataaggaataaatttgtattgtatacaaTCAAACAGCATACATGTACTCGTATTACTGACAAAATATTGGTCAAAGTCAGGAGTCAGTTCTCACTTACAAATTGCTGTACTAAATCAAAACCGGTTCCAGCATTTTAGATAACCACAAACCTTGTTATCCATTGCAGGTATTTACAACAAGACCCACTTTCAACACAAAGTAAATGAGATCAGTGCAATAATCCAAACAGAAAGTCCACCTGTAACAAGGATGTTTGCTTCATTATCCACAAACAGTATCAATTTATCACTAGAATATACGTGTAATGTATGATTAGTAGGTGATGATACTCACAGTTGTTATGTTGGTGGCCTTTATTTCCTGATTTTATGTCAAGCACTcgaatctttttaaaaacaaaacgaGTCTGTCGGTTTGCATTTCCATTGTTCCTTTTGTGACGTCTATATTTTGATTGCAGTAATCGACGTTTTCTTCCCGCAGCTGAAGTTGAAGCAGTAGCTGGATTTGATATTGTAGTTGTAGATGGAGCTGAAGTTGTGGCTGCAGTTATAGTTGGTGCTCGAGCTGGAGCTGGAGTTGTAGGTGTGGTGGTTGTAGTTGGAGCTGTGGTTGTAGCTGGAGTTGTTATTGTGGTTGTGTTGGTTGTAGTTGTTATTGGAGTTGTAGGTGTGGTGGTTGTAGTTGTAGTTGTAGGTGTGGTGGTTGTAGTTGTAGGTGTGGTGGTTGTAGTTGGAGCTGTGGTTGTAGCTGGAGTTGTTATTGTGGTTGTGTTGGTTGCAGTTATTGGAGTTGTGGTTGGGTTGGTTGTAGTTGTTATTGGAGTTGTGGTTGTGTTTGTAGCTGGAGTTGGAATTGCAGCAGTTGTAGTTATGCGATTCGTGCATACACTCTAGATAAAAATAATGTTGAATAGTCTCGGAGTAGCACAgtggaaataaaagaaaaacattgatTTTACTACTTATTCCAGGTCTTTGGCCATGGCTTGTACAATTACACGTTAAAACAGTAGGCTGTAAGACAACTTATAAGTTCTATAAGTCAGCACGACAATCAACAACATTTTGCATATCAACAGAACATTGCAAATCAACACTTAATTAACACACCAGTATATACACATGATAGGTCTAGTACAATCCCGTCACTGTAAGGAAATATACCACCATGGTGCGCCCGAAGCATGATGTCGACTATAGAATGTATTCATTTATTAGTGTTGACTATTAAGATGCATGTACTCAcaaattatgtaataaagtgtGCATGTTCAGAGAGAGAGCAATTGAATTCATAtcgacacacacacacacacacacacacacacacacacacacgcacgcacgcacgcacgcgcGCGCGCACGCGCGCACACGCACACACGTCTCTGATTATGTTTGGACATCTGCACGGGtgcacatatatacatgtatcttagtGACGCTATGTAGCTAGAGTTTATATTCAGAGGGCAGTCTGGTCCAAATTTCAAATTGAGCAAGAACTTCCTCAttgggatatacatgtatctcgcTCCCGTACAGCACCCTTTGTGAGGTTTCTAAAATAGCATGTGAACCAATAAAAACATACCAACATGAACCAGAAACCAAAACGTGCTGTCCAGGCTCACATTTTATTGAGcaagaaataatatttttatatgatgaAGTTAGACAATAGaaaattttgtattgattaaatacaaacaaaaaattcTTATTTAAAACTAGTGACGTATATGAATGGTTGTTGTTGTTCATATCAAAATCACAACAAAACGGAGTAACGTATGGAAATGAggaacacccccaccccacacAGAGTAGATAAAATTCCCGCGCTGATTGTGAATCGGGTAATCAATCGCCGTTTAAAAAGATGACACTGAAAGGTTTTTCTCACCCGAATGTTTATGCGATTTTATGTTCCAATTTTGGTAATAAGACAGAACATTTCTGTATACATCGATGGAATACTAGAAAAGACATAAATTGTCATTCAGTCATTGGAAACTAGTTTTCCTAACTTTACATATTCAAACACACCATGAGGATTTGTTTGGTGAACAATCATTttcacaatatatttttttatatctcCTTCCTCGCAAAAAatccaaataatttcatttgattaaaatgatGTGTTAATAATTGCATGGAAAGTGATTGATCTATTAATTACATGTCTATATCACGAATTTCCTTACTTCAGAACAGAGAAAAGATATAATTTGCATAATCTATTGCTTGCATAATGACAATGAAGCTGATCATACCCAGTATTCAGACTACATTAAAAGATAAGTAAGCAACACAAATACTCAGTTCCATTGCAAGAAAGAAAATTCGCATTTCCATTTTAATCTTAGAATTGTGGGTAATTTATACATCGTACAATCAGCTCGTGACAGTAACTTCAATACTTTTGATGAAGTAAAACTATAATAGAATTGTATCTTCGGGATACAAGCACCTCTAGATTCTGTTTCGTAATGTGTATGTACAATTATATATTACAGAactaacaagatgtgtttgtgaaacacaaatgcccctgataatggccaattccaaagatggccaagtcacaaggacaaatatcttggtacaagtagaaatatcttgtcaagaaatgctcatgtgcaatatgaaagctctaatatttatcatttagagGTTATGACAaatgtcagtttttaaaaagtaggtgaagtgccaaggtcaaggtcacagggtcaggaatgttggtacccacggataggtcttgtcacaagaaatactcacgtgaaatatcaaagttctagcacttactgttcaaaagttattagcagggttacagtttcagacagaatgacagagccaggacaaaaacaatatgccctgaTCTTCGATCCCAGGGCATAAAAATGGTATTCCAGCTAATATAGTGTTGGCTCTAGtctaaatataaacaataatgtGTTTCGTTCTCTTACATTGCCAGATAAacaaacgagagagagagagcggtagagagagagagagcggtAGAGAGAGAGGTTGAGAGGTTACCTTCGTCACTTGAGAATACAGTCGAACATCACATCCAATCGTTATGTAATCATCGTGAGGGAATCGAAAACCATACATATTTGCATATATTAGGGTTGCATTCACTCTTTCAAAAGAATCAATAAGTGAATGATTTTTCACACATCCATATCTGTTAGAAATTAGAAAGACATATTAACAAGATCAACATGCACTGAGGGAGAAAACATATAACTTGAgaatgtacatgtgtgtgtgtgtgtgttggggggggggggggtacgcgcgcgcgcgcgcgcgcgtgtgtgtgtgttattttcaCGAGCAATGAATATGTTTAATGAAATTTTGGGGGACAAAGAAACTGTTTACAGCTCCTATCACAAGATAAATGGCTGAAATAGTATCGCTTTCCTCCGCTGTACTTTTCAACTGATGCCCATTTCTAAACGCCCATTTGATTATCACACAGCTTCTTTACAGACGTTTATGTATTCCCATCGGTTGCCAAAAACAGTCGAGGaaatggatgaaaggtgaagataacgaacagtgatcaatttcataactcctataggcaatacaaaatagagagttgggcaaacagccagaggtgggatcaggtgcctaggaggagtaagcatcccctgtcgacctgtcacacccgcagtgatccctatatcttgatcaggtaaacggagttatataAATTTCTCTGTTGGAACCATTTCATACAAGTACGTTCGACTTGAGGCGAGTTTTATCAACTTCAAAATGTTATTAGATGAATGTTATAAGATGCATAATTTGTACATTGTATTGCAGATATTGTCCACATACACGTGAATAGTGGAGCGTTCTGAGGCACCAGGCTAATTTGAGTAAAATGaacatgtaattttttaatCGATTGATGAATATCGCAGAaagtaatttcattttttattacgACAGCTAGTGAAAATCTCGATAAGTTATATACAAATCGAAAGCTAGAGAGTGCGGTACAAAATGCCTTTCATTGACTATTTTTAATCGCCGAAATTGGGCACCCTGTAAAAGGAGTTAGAAGCCTTTCTATAATATACATATGAGGAGTACCCAGCTGCAGAGGGCCTGTAATTGTGACTGGGGTGCGCAACCATCTAAGTAAGTTACAGTAACATGATTTTAATCAGCAACGAGTTTTTGTCAAGGTATCTCCATACTCGCATTatcatctgataaaagtttgaaatgtgtatctttttcaatttattagagtaaaaattaataaattatcaaataaaacatATTAGGTCATCATATAACAATGtcagaaaattgctattttccttCAACAGCATCATTaagatttcacaaaaactggttaaaacgatataatggcctacatttttgcacTTGTAACCCTTATACCGGAAGATGGGGGCGCGCTTACGATTGCGGTCCTAAGCTTCACATAAATAGTATTAACAAACAGTGTAtgataaagcttgttatcaaaTTCTatagtataccaagttttaacagGTGTATATAATACTGAGGACTTCAATAGTAATCTGTTattaaaacaacagacacctagaattaaaagcacaatgaaagcatataTTATGCTCGAGAAGGAAGGCGGCAAGGGTTGATTTTTCAGTTCTATTCATTGGTTAAATTAAcatttccactaccattcacgacaatgctttttttagggggggggggggcggctaTCCGACTATAGATATCTCTCTGCACGTAAAAATAACCAAGTTTGTATGTGATAATAAGAGGAGGCAGACCCATTGTTGCTAGGAGcctgatgattgtttttgtgctcatttgagtaattgaagtgcaagaagaggtgtaagttgatgtacacaaaatctaACTTTCAAGAGAATGAATCACAcgcgaaaaaatattttaacaaaaatatacacTAGACATACCAATTCAAAATAATCAACATGCCTTATTCATTTGCACCTATTGTACATTTAGTAACAAGTAGTTTTGTTCAGTGTGAAACGATAactttataatgtacatgtatgcgttggttttacatgtgtttttaggCATATCGTATTgcatatattttgtgttttggttgtcgaaaatattgataaaaatcaataatgaagaattgatgATATACTATGGACAccatgattctgatctaaagaaattgagGTCTaggtaatatttacatgttttattacatcatGACCATGCATTGCTTGCGAGAAAACCACACTAGGGACACATACAAAAGTAATTAGTTACGAAGATATTTTGTTCAATTATACTATTTTTtaaagtcattacacttaattcttagaaaaatccCTTAACTGAAAATTtattgcaatcaaaaattgtaagttttctatttattccttatatggCACCGTCAACTGAGGACCGCAATTTGCTGCGCGCCTTatgtaatcagggggaaataactcgcaaagcgttatgaaaaatgtaggccataGCATTCATAATAATTTCACGAAAGTGTTTCGTTAcaaaactattcaaaatttctggaaaatctatcgcataatgaaAGCGTTAAAGGATTCAATAAAACAgagttttcaatattttgaaacatattattgattatctaaatataactcagacttttgaattattttatgtttaacaagaatttttacAATAGCCattggaaaagactccaacaaaatttatggtaATATAATGCATAAATCTGTGACATAACAAAATTTGAGTCCTGTTGGatcttatttttaaagaaataaaatagaTATTGTCTTGCAATACAGTATTTCCATGAGTGATGTTTGCATGGTAACGTTCATAGAAGAATTCCTGCACATGCGCAAACATTTGTTGACTGGAAAGCGAGGTAAAATGTCTAAATTAACCTTAAAACTAGTAAAATATAAGATTTATATTAAAGATCAGTATTTGGATTGCCTTACGCGACAACTTATAATTCAAAACGAACGTTCCTTTGTCCAGGACTCTGCATGACGGGTAAAGTTTATGTACGCTTACGTTTTCCCATCGTCGAATGCTCACGGTTGATTACGTTTCATTCAGAGAGAGGAAGTGTAATCAACCAAGGGTATCAGACGATGACGTTTTCCTACTCTTCGTGAACGCTTTTATGAATGAAACATTCAGCATTGTTCCGACTGGTATTGTGTCCTACAAATAGGTtcacaatatataaaatgaaattaatttgtataaaaaacGGACATTTGCCCCCAATCGTAATTTTGATACCAATTTGTTTAAAGCACCTCGCACGCGCTTCCGTGATGATCGGGTATCTTCGTAAAATACTTGCCGAAATATATTGATAGTGATGTTCAGTGAAATGACGATTTTTAACAAAAGGATACCACAGGGTTGTATTTGTCAGGTTTACGCTAATTACATGCGAAGTTTAACATTCTACAATGTAACCATCACTTAACCTTTTCCAGATGAACACAAGATGATATAACAAATTGCATAAATTCTGCATCTAAAATTTGCCGCCGCTTACAGCTGTTATTGCTTTGAATAActtatatttccaatgtttttgcctttgatatctttaccaattgaaatgatagccattttcctCGTGAATGTGTACAATGTGCGTACGAATCTTGATAATTATGATCCGACTATCTTAACGGATGGGAGTATCAAattaaggaatgaaagtaaaatgcaCGAGGGTATGAACATCAATGGTTCACGCCTCGTGTATTGTTGTTTGTTTCATGTCCagtcgagaaattttcactcatattcaAATGTCACCAGCTATAAGTGAAGAACCACGAATATAGACATATCCGTAGCTCttcgattgacctttggctcgCCAAAAAAGGGGGATGCTCAAAATGATGGGTTGATAGGTGTATGCTGTGATTCTGACATGCATTATGGTATTTGACGAATTTGTTAACCAGCTACAGTTGTTCTAAGAGAAACAGCATTAGTGATGGAAATaatatgtatagattatatCTCTAGTGTTGTCAAATACTGATTTGTGTAATTTAGATTATTCATATAGATTAAAATCAgcctttcacaaattctatggtcgttctaacgatttagtttgcccatacaacctatcattgtgtcaaatgctgtctgacgtgtttcatgccaattgttaggccgttcttggcatactgattttgactacggataattccgattacctgatcaggatatagggctcacggcgggtgtgaccggtcgacaggtgtgtgtgtgaccggtcgacagggggggtgcttacttctcctaggcacctgggtCAAACTCATCGAAGAAGTTCTGCACATTCGCAAACATTTGTTGACTGGAAAGTGAGGTACGAAGTCTAAATTGACCATAAAATTAGTATAATATAAGattgaaatttaatttgtaTAAAACACGGACATTGGCCCCCAATTGTGATTTTGATACCAATTTGTTACGAGCACCTCGCACGCGCTTCCGTGATGACAGGGTATCTTCGTAAAATACTTGCTAAAAGATATTAATAGTGATGTTcaatgaaatgacaaattttaacaaATGGACACCACAGGGTTGATTTGGTCAAGTTTATACTAATTACATGCGAAGTTTAACATTCTACAATGCAACATTCAGGTAACCATTTCCAGAGGAACACAGGGTGATCAATTAAATCGCTTAATTATTCCTcttaggcacccgatcccacctatatccagggttccgtgtttgcccaactctctagtttgtattgtttataggaggtatgaaagtgatcactgttcgttatcttcacctttcataaatcTATCTTTAATGTATTTTGGGACTCCacaaaatattattattttgaatggcatgTATATACCCCACTGTGTCAATATCAAAGGGGCAccagctgtcattttgtcactaaAAATTCAAGTAAATAAAAATTGCCCTATATCATATAtctcagtaataacaccagtatttaaatTGTTGAGTTACGGATGAGaaacagcactcacaattctttgttatgtaaacaaggctcgtgctttttttttttttttttttttttttttttttttttacatattgattGCTTGACAGAAAttattatgtttaaaacaaaatgaggtGTGACATACACTAAAGGCTTCAGAATGaacttgtaatttgaaaaatctgctttaaacgaaacttttactagtttatctaacctatgtaaaaaaaaaaaaaaaaaaaaaaaaaaaaaaaaaaaacatgacacgagccttgtttacataacaaagaattgtgagctctgtatctccaatgtaccttgactactgacattcacaatatttgctgaccattagaaataccttagttaagcattgtatacatcaaaaaggaaaaacaaaaatcagcTTAAATCGTGTATATGCTcctttaattatttcaaacaattttcgACTTCAAAGCAGGCACATGGATATatgattttggtgattaaataattattgtcttgttagataaaacattatatatttcGTTACACTAAAGtcggttatctaacgtagttttattaggtttctcttgtttttgtacaaaataaatgtttttatcagTCATTAAAGGGGCaaggacacgatttgagctgagaatattcaaattttatttttctagttttaatgtttagaatgcttaacaaaggtatttctaatggtcagcgaaactttgaatgtcagttgtcgaggtatatgggagatacagagctcacaattctttgttatgtaaacaaggctcgtgccatgttttagCTTACATACATGTGGTTTAAATAATATGCTAATAAAAGTTCGATCAGagcagatttttttcaatttactaGTTAATTCTTAACACAGCTAAACAGTTTCTAGTAATcgtcacatctcattttgttttaaacatcatattttctattaagcagcCTATATGTcaacaaaacatgacacgagccttgtttacacaacaaagaaTCGTGAgtactgtatctcacttgtaatgCAACAAccgatattcaaattttggttggcaattagaaatactttagttaagcattgtacaTAAAATTGGAGAATcaaatttgagaattttcagCTCAAAACGTGTCCATGTCCCATTAATATATACTCCTATGCCAATGAGAGATTTTGCGAAAAAAAGGTTTGTTATCACtttgacagctaatgccccttttaAAATCCCTGAACCTATTCAGGGGTTAATTCTTATTGGTATCAGCTCAAATGGCGAATAAAGTATTCCACATTATCAAAACTATCTCACTGTGTAGAATTCCACAACTCTTCGGAGTTACTAGATCCTACATTTGGGTCTCTAGGGACAGTCACTCCTTCGAATGCCTCACATTTTTCCGGAACCACCCAATACTGGTGTGCTGTATGTCAAAAGACAGAAGAGTTAACAGAATCTGAATCATGCTCAATTTTACGCTTTTAAGCTGAAACATTAGAATACGATTGTGTTTCGATGGAAATATTGAGCAAAATAGCATATTAAAAACAGTGACAAGTAACACTTTCAAATGCGAAAGTTTTGCAATTTACTTTAAAACTTTTGCGATTTTGCTTTTAAAGATGAAGAGTGTATCTGAAGTTCTCATACGgagttttaaaaaagtatatgGCGTACGTTTAATCCTAGAACATTTACAATCGATCCCAAGTGTATGAATAATCCATACAATACAACACCATATCTACGTTTTGCTAaactagttatttttaaaatttatcatatgGGCATCGTTTCGGCAGATATATTTCTGACAAcacaatgttaaaattgaaaaaaaaaaaaaaacaaaaaaaacacaccGTGATAACGTCGTCAAAATTCATAAGGCTATATTGAATTGGGACTCTgactaaacatttttttttttcgtgcaTTGTTTTTCATGgtattcaaacaaattttaaaaagagataATCAGGGGGAAAACTCACTTCCAatgtatttgatatacatgtaaaattgtgttCCTATGTAGATATTGTTGATGTCTTGAGCCTCCATGCTATTATCGTCCTTAAATCGCATCTCTATATCATTGGCCTCTGTGTCGGGATCGACAGAATCCCTGAAATTGAAGAGATTTATTATTCATTTgcatttttccaaaaaaaaaaaaaaataaaaataaaataataacaaaaaaaaaataataataaatatcgttacatgtatatttgtataacgATTAGGGTTAAATTcttctcatacatgtatttagtggACGTGGCGGTGATTATGTTCTTCTGGATACAAGAGTCATTACTTTGTAAGTCTTTAAACTTATGAAGGAATAACGTATTGTACTATCCCGCTAATTCTACCGAAAACATACATTTTTTGCAGTCTCTATCATTCAAGTTTTACAAACTCAAATTCAGCGTTCAATGTTGTAATTGTAAATAGAATGAGGAATGGGCAGCCACGTACCTCGTATTttttgaaatgaagaaaatacatgcacatatgGTGCATAACTAAATTTACCTCGTCACATTTATATCTTTGATAGTTTTCGTACTTTTCTTATtcaattattgatttttttccaagCATGAGGGCTTTCGCTCCCAGTATATATAGTCGAACACAAGGGAATGGACCATCGTCATAATGGCGGTAATTCCGGTGAAACTCTATTGTCTTTAGGTTAAACCTTATTTTACCCATGTAGCAAATAGCTTAGGAACCCGCAAGCAGAACTCTTCTTTTCATGAAGTTAAATTCAGTTGAAGTTCTTTTCAAC is part of the Ostrea edulis chromosome 2, xbOstEdul1.1, whole genome shotgun sequence genome and harbors:
- the LOC125681624 gene encoding uncharacterized protein LOC125681624 isoform X1; the protein is MRTIILFHCILSAFTISPNDWQHPHYRCLENDCIELTGLHIASTIKLDGDSGCDDTHYTAQTQPVIISYKCLNNKTEGYSSVNIIVYDPIFDGTKRDVPDSTTTTETATAMYRGGHGAHKFTIMCKDIPNDEVTQNIEHVFDYADSVDPDTEANDIEMRFKDDNSMEAQDINNIYIGTQFYMYIKYIGTHQYWVVPEKCEAFEGVTVPRDPNVGSSNSEELWNSTQYGCVKNHSLIDSFERVNATLIYANMYGFRFPHDDYITIGCDVRLYSQVTKVTSQPLSLPLSLSLPLSLSRLFIWQCKRTKHIIVYI
- the LOC125681624 gene encoding uncharacterized protein LOC125681624 isoform X3, which produces MYRGGHGAHKFTIMCKDIPNDEVTQNIEHVFDYADSVDPDTEANDIEMRFKDDNSMEAQDINNIYIGTQFYMYIKYIGTHQYWVVPEKCEAFEGVTVPRDPNVGSSNSEELWNSTQYGCVKNHSLIDSFERVNATLIYANMYGFRFPHDDYITIGCDVRLYSQVTKVTSQPLSLPLSLSLPLSLSRLFIWQCKRTKHIIVYI